One genomic window of Diospyros lotus cultivar Yz01 chromosome 8, ASM1463336v1, whole genome shotgun sequence includes the following:
- the LOC127807802 gene encoding uncharacterized protein LOC127807802 yields the protein MKTRREEEENGEGQAKRQKLLEQSSSPSPSPSPPRLGFDNALLPLASYADDDDDEEDDGSRGGIGDAVGKNGGRTEQNGHSDGSEYDDEDEDGDREKASSRGKRNRVVELRRDCPYLDTVNRQVLDFDFEKFCSVSLSNLNVYACLVCGKYYQGRGQKSHAYTHSLEAGHHVYINLRTEKVYCLPDGYEINDPSLDDIRHVLNPRFTREQVEELDRNKQWSRALDGSDYLPGMVGLNNIKETDFVNVTIQSLMRVTPLRNFFLIPENYQHSRSPLVHRFGELTRKIWHARNFKGQVSPHEFLQAVMKASKKRFRIGAQSDPVEFMSWLLNTLHADLRSSKKSSSIIHKCFQGELEVVKEIHGRPFSEKRENGDEQNNGSAADGGTEQDNVITEKSRMSFLMLGLDLPPPPLFQDVMEKNIIPQVPLFNILKKFDGESVTEVVRPRIARMRYRVTRLPQYLILHMRRFTKNNFFVEKNPTLVNFPVKNLELKDYIPLPTRKENEKLRSKYDLIANIVHDGKPGEGSYRVFVQRKSEELWYEMQDLHVSETLPQMVALSEAYMQIYEQQK from the exons ATGAAGACGAGGCGAGAAGAGGAGGAGAACGGGGAGGGGCAGGCGAAGAGGCAGAAGCTTCTTGAGCAGTCTTCTTCCCCTTCGCCTTCACCCTCGCCGCCTCGGCTTGGTTTTGATAATGCTCTTCTTCCACTTGCTTCTTATGCTGACgacgatgatgatgaagaagatgatgggagCAGAGGTGGAATTGGGGATGCAGTTGGAAAAAATGGCGGAAGGACCGAGCAAAACGGCCATAGCGATGGGAGtgaatatgatgatgaagatgaggatGGTGACCGAGAGAAAGCTTCAAGTCGAGGGAAGCGCAACCGTGTTGTTGAACTCCGGAGGGACTGCCCTTATCTTGATACTGTGAATCGACAG gttttagattttgattttgagaaattttgctcAGTCTCGCTTTCAAACTTGAATGTGTATGCATGTTTGGTCTGTGGGAAGTATTATCAAGGAAGAGGACAGAAATCTCATGCATATACTCATAGCCTTGAAGCAGGTCACCATGTTTATATCAATCTCCGAACAGAGAAAGTTTACTGCCTTCCTGATGGATATGAAATTAATGACCCATCATTAGATGACATACGGCATGTGTTGAATCCAAG GTTTACAAGAGAACAAGTTGAAGAGCTTGATAGGAACAAACAGTGGTCTAGGGCACTTGATGGTTCTGACTATCTCCCTGGAATG GTGGGTTTGAATAACATTAAGGAGACAGATTTTGTGAATGTGACAATTCAATCTTTAATGCGAGTTACTCCTTTGAGGAACTTCTTCCTTATTCCTGAAAACTATCAACATAGCAGATCCCCCCTTGTTCATCGTTTTGGAGAACTCACGAGGAAGATTTGGCATGCACGAAATTTCAAAGGACAG GTGAGCCCACATGAGTTTCTTCAGGCAGTTATGAAAGCCAGTAAAAAACGGTTTCGAATAGGGGCACAGTCTGACCCAGTTGAATTTATGTCATGGCTTCTTAATACATTACATGCAGATCTAAGAAGTTCAAAGAAAAGTAGCAGCATCATTCACAAGTGCTTCCAG GGTGAGTTGGAGGTTGTAAAAGAGATTCATGGTAGACCTTTCTCCGAGAAGCGAGAAAATGGTGATGAACAAAATAATGGTAGTGCTGCAGATGGTGGAACTGAGCAGGATAATGTTATCACTGAAAAGAGCAGAATGTCATTCTTAATGCTTGGACTGGATCTACCTCCTCCGCCTCTGTTTCAAGATGTAATGGAGAAAAATATAATCCCACAG GTCCCACTTTTTAACATACTGAAGAAATTTGATGGTGAGTCTGTCACAGAAGTTGTACGCCCTCGTATAGCAAGGATGAGATATCGTGTCACAAGATTGCCACAATATTTAATTCTCCACATGCGGCGGTTTACAAAGAACAATTTCTTTGTGGAAAAAAATCCCACTCTTG TTAATTTTCCGGTGAAGAATTTAGAGCTGAAAGATTATATTCCACTGCCTACACGCAAGGAGAATGAAAAGCTACGTTCAAAGTatgatttgattgctaatattGTCCATGATGGTAAGCCAGGTGAAGGATCCTACAGGGTATTTGTACAGCGGAAGTCAGAAGAACTTTG GTATGAGATGCAAGACTTGCATGTATCTGAAACTCTCCCTCAAATGGTTGCCTTATCAGAAGCCTACATGCAGATTTATGAACAGCAGAAGTGA